The DNA segment CGGCGTGGCGTTGCGCCGACCACGGAAAAAATTGCGCGAGCGCGCAACGCCAGGAAACCTGGTTTCCCGATCCGACAATTTCCCCCAAGCCCTGCTCGTAAAGCGCAAAAGCGTAGGCGCTGCGGAGCAACGCGCGACCGCGGGCGCCCTTCCACTTGCCACATTCCTGCTCCAATTCCCAGGGTTTTAACTGACCAACATTCCAGCCGAAATACAGCGGCGCCACGCGATGCAACGCGGTGAACGCGGAAACGCCAAATCGCCGCAACATTTGTGGCGCCACCTCCTCGAACAAGCGCGCCCACTGACGAAACGTCCGCGCCACGGGATGATTCAAAGTGTCGTCTGAATTAAAAAGTCGGGGCGCTTCCCGGCGGGCCCGATCCAGCACCGCGTGCGCGGCCCGATCCACCAGACTCCAAATCGCTTGTTCGTCGTCGTGACGCACGCGTTGGGGCGTGGCGGTGGTTTTGCCCAGAACGCTTTCAGGCAGATTGCCGATGCCGATTTGCTCAAGAGCGCAACGCAGCACCGCCCGCCAATCCAACAATCCGCTCTCGCGGGTAAAACGCGGAGGGATTCTCACCCCCAACGAAAGAATGGCATCTTCCCAATCCGTGCGTTCAAATGCCCCGATGTTCCAGTGCGGCGCGCCCTCCGAAATCGTGACCAAACGCAGCCCATATTGAATCTGCCAGCATACCGCTTGCATCAGCAAATCCGCCGCCTGATCGTCCGTCAACTCCTGCCGCAAAGTCAGCTTCCAAGGTCGAATGGGAGGGTCTTCGCCGCGAGTGCTGGCGGCATAGACGAATTCGGCCACCGCGCTGGCTCGCACTAATCGAAATCCCGCGCGACGCAGCAACTGGCGCAAGTCGGCATTCTCCAAGTCGGCGCAGGTGCGGAGTCCGAATTTCTGCCCAATTAGATAACGAAGATAAATCGGTGCGCGACGCGCGAAGGTGGCTTGTTGGGTCGGAGACAATTCAGCCAAAGCACTCGGCGGCGCGGCGTGCGATAACGGACACAACAGCGCCTTGGGATAGGAACTCAAAAAGCCGGCTTGCTCCGGGCGGACGCAGAACCAGGCGCTCAAAATCAGCAGCTCATCGTAGTCACGCTGTGTGGTCGCCGGCTCATGGCCGATCTGCTTCGCCGCCAGCCGAAACACCCGCTCGAAATGTGGCAATTCAGAATTCGCCGTGGTGGCAGGTTTGGTTCGCCAACCGCGCAGCTCGGCCTCGGCGCTGGGAAATTGCTCCGAAATCTGACGGGCACGCGCCAAAATTTCCGCATCGAATTCGGGCAACTGAATGCAGGTGCGAGCTTGGTCCGGTTGGGGCAAAATCGTGGCCGGCACCGGCCAGCCATGCCGCCATTCCGGTTCGGCAGACGGCGGCTCGATCGGTTCGGAGCGCTCGGGCAAGACCAAAGGAGCAAACTCCGGGTGAGCCATCGGCGCGGGCAGACCCGACAGATTCTCGGGAGCGCGCGCCGGCAGTGGCGGCGTCACCCGAATCATCTGTGTCTGAGCCAATGTGCTCCTCATGGTTGCTTCAACTTACTACCATTCCCCCCTCCTCATTGCCAACATTTTTGGAGTGCAAAATTTTCAGATCCGGGCGCATCGCAACGCACGCAATGAACGTGCAAATGCCCCATCCGGCTTCTTCAGGAAAAATAAATCACCCGGACGTTTCGGGGTTATTTCCCGCCATTTTTGGAAAGTGAACGAAAATTTTTTATACAAAAAACCCCGATACGGTGTCTATGGGATGAGTGAATGAAGGGAAAACCGCCGCTTGGGCTGAAAGATTGTATCATGCCAAAGCCGCCAAACTGATTCTCTATGGCCGCGCGTTGGGATTGTCGCACGCGGAAGCCGAGGATGTACTCCAGGAGACCTTTCTGGCCCTGTTACAACTGAGCGCGCCACCGGAAAACCCGGCGCATTATTGCCTGCGCAGCTTTCGCAACCAGGCGGCGAACCGCCGGCGCTCGCTCTGGCGGCGACTGACCCGCGAACTGGAAGCGCAACGCTGGTTCGAGCGTGGCGCGGATGAATCGCCCGCCGAACGCGCGGCCATGCGCTGTCTCATGCGTCTGCCCGCGACGCAACGCGAAGTCATCGTGCTAAAACTCTGGCACGACCACACTTTTGAGATGATCGGTGAGCTGTTGGACATTTCGCCGCACACCGCCGCCGGGCGCTACCGTTATGGTTTGGAAAAAATCCGGGGGCAAATGAGAGGAGAACTGAATGAAGCCAATGAATCCTTGGGAAACGTCATTACGCTGCTGGACGCCGCGCGGGCCGGGTCGGAGAGTTGAGCGGCGCTTGTTCGGTCGCCGCCAACCTTCCGCGTTGCCGCGACTGGCCACCGCACTGATCCCCGCCATCGGCTGCCTGCTGCTGACGCTGGCGGGGCTGCCGCAGTTGGATTCAGCTCCGCTCGGTAGCAAGCACCGGCAGGCCGCGTTGATCGCCACCTGTTTGAGCAATCAAAGTTTTGCGCCGTACCTGGCGGGAAATCCGCAATCCGCCGCCAACCGTTGGGATAGTTTTGAATGGACAAACCGGGGGGATTCCCGGTCTAGTATGCTCCGCTTCACCCCCGTGAAGCCATTCGACTTACAATGAGCATGGACAAACGAAGCAAGCGGATCCCGGCGAAGCCCAATCCACCCAATCCTGACGCAACCGCGCCGCTGGCCGCCCCCGCCGCCGAAACTCTGACGAGCAAAATCCCGCCGCTCTTCCGGCGCATTGACTGGCTGACCTTTCTGGTCACGACCTTGTGTGTCTGGCTGGGTTATTTTTACACGCTGGCGCCGGATTTAACCCTCGAGGATTCCGGCGAACTGGCGGTCGCTTCCTTCTACGCGGGCATCCCGCACCCGCCCGGTTATCCGGTCTGGACGTTATACACGTACCTTTGGGCCAACCTGCTGCCAATTGGCAACATTGCGTGGCGCGTGGCGCTGGGCGAAGCCACCGCAGGCGCGCTGGCCTGCGGCTTACTCGGTTTATTGATCTCTCGCGGCAGCAGCATGTTGATGGAGGGCATCGGCCAGCTCAAAGCAATGACCGGCAAATGGGAAAACGCGATTTGCATCGTGTCGGGTTTTGTCGGCGGACTGCTCCTCGGCTTCAACGGTTACATGTGGAGCCAATCCGTAATCGTGGAAGTGTACTCGTTCAGCGTGCTGTCGTTGGTCGCGGTGCTGTTATTCCTGTTGCGCTGGGTTTATGCGCCGCACCAGAACCGGTATCTGTTGCTGGCGTTTTTCATGTACGGCATTTGCGTGAACAACCACCAATCGCTGCTGCCGATTGCCATGGGTTTGGAAACGCTGATCATCGCCGTCCGCCCGAAATTGGGCCGGGAATTTCTGTTTTGGAACGTGTGCGTTTACCTGGTGCTGCTCTGGATGGGTCCCACGCTGCTCGCGGGCAACAAGATGGTCTATCTGTTCTTCAACATCGTCGGGCTTTCTTCGATTGCGGGCTGGATCTGGATCTCCATTCGTGAGAAGCAGGAAACCAGCGGCTGGATCGGCGGGGGCATGGTGGCGGTGACCGCGCTCTTGTTCCTCCTGATGAAGCTCGGCATCAAGGAACCCACCAACGATTACGAAGTCGCGCTGGCGGCGCGCAAACTCGAGAGCATCGTCTGGCTGCCGTTGCTGGGGCTGGCGGGAATTGTGGTGTGCCGATTATACGCGGCCTACGACGCGGTCTTCATGAACAAATTGCGGCGTTCCCGTGACTGGCTGGTCACGCTTGGGGCCGGCGGCACGTTCACGTTGGGCATGGCCTTTTACCTCTACATGCCCCTGGCCGGCGCCACCAATCCGCCCATGCAATGGGGTTATCCGCGCACCCTCGAAGGTTTCATCCATGCGTTCACGCGCGGCCAGTACGAAAAAATCCGGCCCACGGACGGCGTGGGCGAAGGTTTGGATTGGTTCTTCAGTTTTGTATTCACCTACGCCAAGCAATTGCTGATGTATTTTGACGGGCTGGACAACGAATTCAATCTGGTCTGCGTCCTCATTGCCATCAGCGTCTTCCTGTTCTACCGGTTGATGCAAAAGCGCGAACGCAGTTGGCTGATCGGTTTGACGGGCATCTTCATCTGTCTGGGGCCGTTGCTGGTTTTTCTCATGGCGCCGCCTCCGGATCGGGCCGCCCGGGAATTGGTGCGCGTCTTCTTTACCGCCTCGCACGTGCTGGTTTCAATGGGCGTGGGCTTTGGCATCGCGTTGCTGGCGGCAGCGCTGGCTACGCATTATCAGAATTTTCGGCGGATTGGCCTCGGCATCGGCATCGTGGCGGTGGACCTGGCGTTGTATTCGCTCGCGGTGGAAACCTACTCGCTCTTTACCGATCCGGAAATCGCGGGCGCCAACCAGTTCATGAACGCGCTGGTGAAAATCACGTTCCTGCTGCTGACGGGCACCTGCCTCGGCGTGGCCATCCTGCAATTGATGCGCACCTCGGAATCACCCGAGGCGAGCCGCAAACCCATCGTCGCGCTCGCCGGACTGGGATTCATCTGCATGATGATCTGCTTTGTGTTGTTCCGCGGCTCGCTGCCGCCGAGCGCTTCGCCCGAAGCCAAACTGGGCGGGCTGGCCGCATTCGGATTCTTGCTCAAGAACAATGCGGATATTGGCACGGACGCGCCAACCCTGCTGGCCATCGCGAAGTTGATCGCGGTGCTGTTCACCGCCGTTGCCCTGTTTATTGCCCAACAAAGCAAACAACCCTCGGATCGCTCCACTTACCGCTTTCTCGGTTGGGGTATCATGGGGTTCTCGTTGGTGCTCACCCTGGTCATTCTGATGGGAGAACAAATTTCACCCGCCGGCATCGGGGTTTTCTTCAGCACGCTGTTCAAAATTTTCGATCCGGGACAATTCTCCATGCCGGTGCTGGCCAGTCTGCTGATGTTCGGTCTGGCGGTGGCGTTTTTGCTGGGACTGATTTTCTGGAAACAACGCGCACCGCTGGCGCTGACGCTGGGGCTTTTC comes from the Verrucomicrobiia bacterium genome and includes:
- a CDS encoding sigma-70 family RNA polymerase sigma factor, whose translation is MNEGKTAAWAERLYHAKAAKLILYGRALGLSHAEAEDVLQETFLALLQLSAPPENPAHYCLRSFRNQAANRRRSLWRRLTRELEAQRWFERGADESPAERAAMRCLMRLPATQREVIVLKLWHDHTFEMIGELLDISPHTAAGRYRYGLEKIRGQMRGELNEANESLGNVITLLDAARAGSES
- a CDS encoding DUF2723 domain-containing protein, which produces MDKRSKRIPAKPNPPNPDATAPLAAPAAETLTSKIPPLFRRIDWLTFLVTTLCVWLGYFYTLAPDLTLEDSGELAVASFYAGIPHPPGYPVWTLYTYLWANLLPIGNIAWRVALGEATAGALACGLLGLLISRGSSMLMEGIGQLKAMTGKWENAICIVSGFVGGLLLGFNGYMWSQSVIVEVYSFSVLSLVAVLLFLLRWVYAPHQNRYLLLAFFMYGICVNNHQSLLPIAMGLETLIIAVRPKLGREFLFWNVCVYLVLLWMGPTLLAGNKMVYLFFNIVGLSSIAGWIWISIREKQETSGWIGGGMVAVTALLFLLMKLGIKEPTNDYEVALAARKLESIVWLPLLGLAGIVVCRLYAAYDAVFMNKLRRSRDWLVTLGAGGTFTLGMAFYLYMPLAGATNPPMQWGYPRTLEGFIHAFTRGQYEKIRPTDGVGEGLDWFFSFVFTYAKQLLMYFDGLDNEFNLVCVLIAISVFLFYRLMQKRERSWLIGLTGIFICLGPLLVFLMAPPPDRAARELVRVFFTASHVLVSMGVGFGIALLAAALATHYQNFRRIGLGIGIVAVDLALYSLAVETYSLFTDPEIAGANQFMNALVKITFLLLTGTCLGVAILQLMRTSESPEASRKPIVALAGLGFICMMICFVLFRGSLPPSASPEAKLGGLAAFGFLLKNNADIGTDAPTLLAIAKLIAVLFTAVALFIAQQSKQPSDRSTYRFLGWGIMGFSLVLTLVILMGEQISPAGIGVFFSTLFKIFDPGQFSMPVLASLLMFGLAVAFLLGLIFWKQRAPLALTLGLFTVLPLQSFMGHWADNEQRGHLFGYWFGHDMFTPPFKDQAGQPLYPEMTRNAILYGGTDPGRFCPTYTIFCESFIPPECKPRDPEYDRRDVYIITQNALADGTYLNYIRAHYNRSAQKIRGLDTPFFQEVFRSEKERRENITTNAVARLARSLDVLVNSIGESIEKDRRAGSSFFKDSDFLNLDHFAATLRTPPNDFTKRLADRLRPETKALLGSDKSSALKAALIKDLNQVLEQGLYDDSALATNVLKDWQAQFEYEDIHGREQSPEARANPAVMQRILSVKAASVQKLTALKAERKQLAEQVERQLTAEGVPLTPRLKSFIYEAPQSFTRIRLQRQLIEAAFPQDIAVSPGGVYPDQEMYIASPVDSQDCFNEYLTDAQKRLQAGQLKPGEDVRIIGGKVQVSGQVAVMAINGLLTKVMFDENPDNEFFVEESFPLDWMYPHLTPFGVIMKINRQPLLALSEDVLARDHEFWSQYSERLIGNWITSDTPISDIVKFVEKVYLRHNWGDLNNEQRKFARDDNGQKAFSKLRSSIGGIYAWRLGYSCPPEYRPKTEAEIRRLYQEADFTFKQAFAFCPYSPEALFRYVQLLVNPPAPLQPRIDDALALARTALKLDPYNGSISGLINNLEDARHRVVDTATLQKLEAEVKANPSNFTAMLNLAFNYLQTQQYDRGYALLDAIIASPQATLANLAPVIEAYKQLQNLPKVEQALTRLTQIEPSNPEAWYDLGAVRIRLQKSAEAFHAISNALTLSRNRRAKDPQAADLIAIARADQQLAALRANPEFEKLLAP